In Gossypium arboreum isolate Shixiya-1 chromosome 5, ASM2569848v2, whole genome shotgun sequence, a single genomic region encodes these proteins:
- the LOC108453658 gene encoding protein YIP4b-like, giving the protein MSNSHSDTIPLHPSSQSDIDEIENLINASVQSGPATVLPARPPSPPRASIPVSSSPFIQSKIPPPPPQSSSSSNHKVPSVPAAPPPPPPVGNSSSIVATGFGPPPNTLTEPVWDTVKRDLSRIVSNLKLVVFPNPYREDPGKALRDWDLWGPFFFIVFLGLTLSWSASVKKSEVFAVAFALLAAGAIILTLNVLLLGGHIIFFQSLSLLGYCLFPLDIGALICLLKDNVIIKMIVVSVTLAWSSWAAYPFMSSAVNPRRKALALYPVFLMYVSVGFLIIAID; this is encoded by the exons ATGTCAAATTCGCATAGCGATACGATACCTCTTCACCCCTCGTCCCAATCGGACATCGACGAGATCGAGAATCTAATCAATGCCAGCGTCCAATCCGGTCCAGCCACTGTACTCCCGGCCCGCCCTCCAAGCCCACCTCGGGCCTCCATCCCGGTCTCTTCTTCCCCCTTCATCCAGTCCAAAATCCCTCCTCCGCCTCCGCAGTCTTCATCATCGTCCAATCATAAGGTGCCGTCTGTCCCTGCTGCCCCTCCTCCTCCTCCCCCCGTCGGTAACTCTAGCAGCATCGTGGCCACCGGGTTCGGTCCTCCGCCTAACACCCTAACGGAGCCTGTTTGGGACACCGTGAAAAGAGATCTGTCCAGGATCGTTAGTAACTTGAAGCTGGTGGTGTTTCCGAACCCCTACAGAGAAGATCCTGGAAAGGCGTTGAGAGATTGGGATCTGTGGGGTCCTTTCTTCTTCATTGTCTTCTTGGGACTCACGCTTTCTTGGTCTGCCTCCGTTAAAAAG TCTGAGGTATTTGCTGTCGCATTTGCACTGCTTGCAGCTGGTGCTATAATCTTGACATTGAATGTTCTACTACTG GGTGGGCATATCATTTTCTTCCAGAGTCTGAGTCTTCTTGGTTATTGTTTATTCCCTCTGGATATAGGAGCCCTTATCTGTTTGTTGAAGGACAATGTGATAATCAAAATGATTGTGGTTAGTGTGACATTGGCTTGGAGCTCATGGGCAGCCTATCCTTTCATGAGTTCAGCTGTGAATCCAAGGAGAAAAGCACTTGCACTCTATCCTGTTTTTCTTATGTATGTATCGGTTGGTTTTCTCATCATTGCCATTGATTGA